In Streptosporangiales bacterium, a single genomic region encodes these proteins:
- the dacB gene encoding D-alanyl-D-alanine carboxypeptidase/D-alanyl-D-alanine-endopeptidase, which translates to MGSTPADGTGREALGEEAAVDAGAKRWPGSGGATGVGWPSGASGGWSPAHGRPAAVGWVGGGTRQEPPAADPAVAAPGGAAAPSARGQVQPPPAVPPRPEGRQRGKALWVVLAVLLVVAVLGATTVVAGPDRVKGLLIEPASPTPTVPRPTPTTQPAALGKPEASAAPDAAAVRRALAGPMGAKALGDQFGAYVVDPSSGETLFNRGGATAATPASTAKLATSVAALHKLGPTERLETKVVRTDDAVVLVGGGDPTLVARSKKQSKAAYPKYARLQDLAVETAAALGDSRGKVTVQIDDSLFTGPRTAPGWKPNYVPEGTVAPVSALAVDHGMTDPRRNISRAPDPAMSAGAAFVEMLEKRGVSVRGEVDRTTVGADATELAEVESPPVAELVEDALVYSDNDLAEALARHVALEYDEPASFAGARTGVHRALRGLGVAKGIDLYDGSGLSTRDAVTPRALTEVLTLVASGKRPELSPVLSGLPVGGFSGTLHDRFGAEQAEPGVGVVRAKTGTLSDVSSLAGTVQDQNGRTLVFAFVANGIPQRLAWQTPAALDRLSAALAACTCS; encoded by the coding sequence ATGGGTTCGACGCCGGCGGACGGGACGGGACGAGAAGCGTTGGGCGAGGAAGCAGCTGTTGATGCCGGTGCGAAGCGCTGGCCGGGCAGCGGCGGGGCCACCGGGGTCGGTTGGCCGTCCGGTGCGTCGGGCGGGTGGTCGCCCGCGCACGGGCGGCCCGCGGCCGTCGGCTGGGTGGGCGGCGGTACCCGGCAGGAGCCGCCAGCGGCGGACCCTGCAGTGGCGGCGCCGGGCGGAGCGGCGGCGCCGTCCGCGCGCGGGCAGGTGCAGCCGCCGCCGGCCGTCCCGCCACGTCCCGAGGGTCGTCAGCGGGGGAAGGCGCTGTGGGTGGTGCTCGCGGTGCTGCTCGTCGTCGCGGTGCTCGGTGCGACGACGGTGGTGGCAGGCCCGGACCGGGTGAAGGGGCTGCTGATCGAGCCGGCGTCGCCGACGCCGACCGTGCCGCGTCCGACCCCGACGACCCAGCCGGCCGCGCTCGGCAAACCGGAGGCGTCCGCGGCACCCGATGCGGCGGCCGTACGGCGCGCGCTCGCCGGGCCGATGGGCGCGAAGGCGCTCGGCGACCAGTTCGGTGCGTACGTGGTGGACCCGTCGTCCGGGGAGACCCTGTTCAACCGCGGTGGGGCCACGGCCGCCACCCCGGCATCCACGGCGAAGCTGGCCACCTCGGTCGCCGCGCTGCACAAGCTCGGGCCGACCGAACGGCTGGAGACGAAGGTCGTCCGTACGGACGACGCAGTGGTGCTCGTCGGCGGTGGCGACCCGACGTTGGTCGCGCGGTCGAAGAAGCAGTCGAAGGCCGCCTACCCGAAGTACGCCAGGCTGCAGGACCTCGCCGTCGAGACCGCGGCGGCGTTGGGTGACTCGCGCGGCAAGGTGACCGTCCAGATCGACGACAGTCTGTTCACCGGACCGCGTACCGCGCCGGGCTGGAAGCCCAACTACGTGCCCGAGGGCACCGTCGCGCCGGTGAGCGCGTTGGCGGTCGACCATGGCATGACCGACCCGCGCCGCAACATCTCCCGGGCGCCGGATCCCGCGATGTCGGCCGGTGCGGCTTTCGTCGAAATGCTGGAGAAGCGGGGCGTGTCGGTGCGCGGCGAGGTCGACAGGACGACCGTGGGTGCCGACGCCACCGAGTTGGCCGAGGTCGAGTCGCCCCCGGTGGCCGAGCTGGTCGAGGACGCCCTCGTCTACAGCGACAACGACCTGGCCGAGGCGCTCGCGAGACACGTCGCGCTTGAGTACGACGAGCCGGCGTCGTTCGCCGGGGCGCGCACCGGGGTGCACCGGGCGCTGCGGGGGCTCGGCGTGGCGAAGGGCATCGACCTCTACGACGGCAGCGGGCTGTCGACCAGGGATGCGGTGACGCCGCGGGCGCTCACCGAGGTGCTGACCCTGGTGGCTTCTGGGAAGCGCCCGGAGCTGAGCCCGGTGCTGAGCGGGCTGCCCGTCGGCGGTTTCTCCGGCACGCTGCACGACCGGTTCGGCGCCGAGCAGGCGGAACCGGGCGTCGGCGTGGTGCGCGCGAAGACCGGCACCCTCAGCGACGTGAGCAGCCTGGCCGGCACCGTACAGGACCAGAACGGCCGGACCCTGGTGTTCGCGTTCGTCGCCAACGGCATCCCGCAACGGCTCGCCTGGCAGACTCCCGCCGCCCTGGACCGCCTTTCCGCGGCCCTGGCCGCCTGTACCTGTAGCTAG
- the tilS gene encoding tRNA lysidine(34) synthetase TilS gives MGPPAVVAEVRHAVRAALADLPEAALVLVACSGGADSLALAAATAHVAPRLGLRAGAVTVDHGLQDGSAARAEQVAEVLRGLDLDPVRVATARVAGSGGPEAAARDARYRALDDARDELGAAAVLLGHTRDDQAETVLLRLARGSGARSLAGMAPVAGRYLRPLLELPRERVHKACAAARLQPWHDPHNADPAYTRSRVRGDLLPALETALGPGVAEALARTARLLRSDADALDAWADRALADCGDPATGLDIAALTELPAAVRTRVLHRAALAAGAPAGALGAKHVTAVDALVVGWHGQAGVDLPGGVRAVRRAGRLLFPTAGTGPDVKD, from the coding sequence ATGGGGCCGCCGGCGGTGGTCGCGGAGGTGCGGCACGCCGTAAGGGCCGCGCTCGCCGACCTGCCGGAGGCCGCGCTGGTGCTCGTCGCGTGCAGCGGCGGTGCCGACTCGCTCGCCCTGGCGGCCGCGACCGCGCATGTCGCTCCCCGGCTCGGGCTGCGTGCCGGTGCCGTCACCGTGGACCACGGCCTGCAGGACGGCTCGGCGGCGCGTGCCGAGCAGGTGGCTGAGGTGCTGCGCGGGCTCGACCTCGACCCGGTGCGGGTGGCCACCGCGCGGGTGGCCGGATCCGGCGGCCCGGAGGCGGCCGCCCGCGACGCGCGGTACCGCGCGCTCGACGACGCGCGGGACGAGCTGGGCGCCGCGGCCGTGCTGCTCGGGCACACCAGGGACGACCAGGCGGAGACGGTGCTGCTGCGGCTCGCGCGCGGCTCGGGCGCCAGGTCGCTGGCCGGGATGGCGCCGGTCGCCGGCCGTTACCTGCGGCCGCTGCTCGAGCTGCCACGCGAGCGGGTGCACAAGGCGTGCGCCGCCGCCCGCCTGCAGCCCTGGCACGACCCGCACAACGCCGACCCCGCCTACACCAGGTCGCGGGTGCGCGGCGACCTGCTGCCGGCCCTGGAGACCGCGCTCGGGCCGGGCGTCGCCGAGGCGCTGGCGCGTACGGCGCGGCTGCTGCGGTCGGACGCGGACGCGCTGGACGCGTGGGCCGACCGGGCCCTGGCCGACTGCGGCGACCCGGCGACCGGCCTGGACATCGCGGCGCTGACCGAGTTGCCGGCCGCCGTCCGCACCCGGGTGCTGCACCGTGCCGCCCTGGCCGCCGGCGCACCGGCAGGCGCCCTCGGCGCGAAGCACGTCACGGCGGTCGACGCGCTCGTCGTCGGCTGGCACGGCCAGGCGGGCGTCGACCTGCCAGGCGGCGTGCGGGCCGTCCGCCGCGCCGGCCGGCTGCTGTTCCCGACGGCAGGCACGGGGCCGGATGTGAAAGATTGA
- the hpt gene encoding hypoxanthine phosphoribosyltransferase, with protein sequence MDTTDVGGDLAAVLLTEEQIQQRLRELAKTLDEDYAGREVLLVGVLKGAVMVMADLARAMHSAVDMDWMAVSSYGSGTKSSGVVRILKDLDRDITGRHVLVVEDIIDSGLTLSWLLRNLRSRGPASVEVVALMRKPEAVEVDIPVRYVGFDIPSEFVVGYGLDYAEKYRNLPFVATLAPHVYGGG encoded by the coding sequence ATGGACACGACGGACGTCGGTGGCGACCTGGCGGCAGTGCTCCTCACCGAGGAGCAGATCCAGCAGCGGCTGCGCGAGCTGGCGAAGACCCTGGACGAGGACTACGCGGGCCGAGAGGTGCTGCTCGTCGGGGTGCTGAAGGGGGCCGTGATGGTGATGGCCGACCTCGCGCGCGCCATGCACTCGGCGGTCGACATGGACTGGATGGCGGTGTCGTCGTACGGCTCTGGCACCAAGTCGTCCGGCGTGGTCCGCATCCTCAAGGACCTGGACCGCGACATCACCGGCAGGCACGTGCTGGTCGTGGAGGACATCATCGACTCCGGGCTGACCCTGTCGTGGCTGCTGCGCAACCTGCGCTCCCGCGGCCCGGCGTCGGTCGAGGTGGTGGCGCTGATGCGCAAGCCGGAGGCGGTCGAGGTGGACATCCCGGTCAGGTACGTCGGGTTCGACATCCCCAGCGAGTTCGTCGTCGGGTATGGGCTCGACTACGCGGAGAAGTACCGAAATCTGCCCTTTGTCGCTACCCTGGCGCCCCATGTGTACGGGGGCGGCTGA
- a CDS encoding AAA family ATPase: protein MRVLSVLSLKGGTGKTTTVLGLAGAALERGLNTLVVDLDPQANATLGLDVTPGAETVADLLDESRKLPSRVIRPSGWLANAEPDAPSGILDALPGGDATARHDNPTPTAARLRRLGAVLDRVEQPYDVVLIDCPPSLGQLTRSALVASQRGLVITEPNLFTVHAAERTLNAIHDERTHHNADLQPLGVVVNRYRERSPEHRFRLGELQELFGPLVLAPPIPERSVLQHAQGMARPVQLWHTPAGRDVAGPFDRYLTRLLRSVRDGKAS, encoded by the coding sequence GTGCGAGTTCTCAGTGTGCTCAGTCTCAAGGGTGGAACTGGCAAGACGACGACCGTCCTCGGGTTGGCCGGCGCCGCCCTCGAACGCGGCCTGAACACCCTGGTCGTCGACCTCGACCCGCAGGCGAACGCGACCCTCGGCCTCGACGTCACGCCGGGCGCCGAGACCGTCGCCGACCTGCTCGACGAGTCGCGCAAGCTGCCGTCGCGGGTGATCCGGCCGAGCGGCTGGCTGGCGAACGCCGAGCCGGATGCACCCAGCGGCATCCTGGACGCCCTCCCGGGCGGCGACGCGACGGCACGTCACGACAACCCCACCCCGACGGCCGCCCGGCTGCGCCGGCTCGGCGCCGTACTCGACCGGGTGGAGCAGCCGTACGACGTGGTGCTCATCGACTGCCCGCCGTCGCTCGGCCAGCTGACCAGGAGCGCGTTGGTGGCGAGCCAGCGCGGGCTGGTGATCACCGAACCGAACCTGTTCACCGTGCATGCGGCCGAACGCACGCTGAACGCCATCCACGACGAGCGGACGCACCACAACGCCGACCTGCAGCCACTCGGCGTGGTGGTGAACCGGTACCGCGAGCGGTCACCCGAGCACCGGTTCCGCCTCGGCGAACTGCAGGAGCTGTTCGGCCCGCTGGTGCTCGCACCGCCGATCCCCGAGCGCTCCGTGCTGCAGCACGCGCAGGGCATGGCCAGACCCGTCCAGCTCTGGCACACCCCAGCCGGCCGCGACGTAGCCGGCCCCTTCGACCGCTACCTCACCCGCCTGCTCCGCTCGGTCCGCGACGGCAAGGCCAGCTAG
- a CDS encoding inorganic pyrophosphatase: protein MDFDVLVEIPKGQRNKYEVDHESGRIRLDRTLFTATQYPADYGYIEHTLGQDGDPLDALVLLPEPTFPGCLIKCRAIGMFRMRDEKGRDDKVLCVPADDPRHDALRDIEDVPEYHRLEIQHFFEVYKDLEPAKSVEGATWVDRAAAEAEIEASVARAKN, encoded by the coding sequence GTGGACTTCGACGTACTCGTGGAGATACCGAAGGGGCAGCGGAACAAGTACGAGGTCGATCACGAGTCCGGGCGGATCCGTCTCGACCGGACGCTGTTCACCGCCACCCAGTACCCGGCCGACTACGGCTACATCGAGCACACCCTCGGCCAGGACGGCGACCCGCTCGACGCCCTCGTCCTGCTCCCCGAACCCACCTTCCCCGGCTGCCTGATCAAGTGCCGGGCGATCGGGATGTTCCGGATGCGCGACGAGAAGGGCCGCGACGACAAGGTGCTCTGCGTGCCCGCGGACGACCCGCGGCACGACGCGCTGCGCGACATCGAGGACGTGCCCGAGTACCACCGGCTGGAGATCCAGCACTTCTTCGAGGTGTACAAGGACCTGGAGCCGGCGAAGTCGGTCGAAGGCGCCACCTGGGTCGACCGAGCCGCCGCCGAGGCCGAGATCGAGGCGTCGGTCGCCCGCGCCAAGAACTGA
- the folK gene encoding 2-amino-4-hydroxy-6-hydroxymethyldihydropteridine diphosphokinase, whose product MTYRAVIAFGSNLGDRFAYLQGGVDALLDTPGTSCVAQSAVYETDPVGGPEQPAFLNAVVIVDTPLPPVALLDRAHAIEEAFERARVEHWGPRTLDVDIVAVGDDVVDTGDLTIPHKAAHDRAFVLVPWLDADPDAYLVGHGKVADLVTGVDRSGVRATEDVLREAG is encoded by the coding sequence ATGACGTACCGTGCGGTGATCGCGTTCGGGAGCAACCTCGGCGACCGGTTCGCCTACCTGCAGGGCGGGGTGGACGCCCTGCTGGACACGCCCGGTACCAGCTGTGTCGCACAGTCGGCGGTGTACGAGACCGACCCGGTGGGCGGCCCGGAGCAGCCGGCGTTCCTGAACGCCGTGGTGATCGTCGACACCCCGCTGCCGCCGGTCGCGTTGCTCGACCGCGCGCACGCGATCGAGGAGGCGTTCGAGCGGGCGCGCGTCGAGCACTGGGGGCCGCGCACGCTCGACGTGGACATCGTCGCGGTCGGCGACGATGTGGTGGACACCGGCGACCTGACCATCCCGCACAAGGCCGCGCACGACCGGGCGTTCGTGCTCGTGCCCTGGCTGGACGCCGACCCGGACGCGTACCTGGTCGGGCACGGCAAGGTGGCCGACCTGGTCACCGGGGTGGACCGCAGCGGCGTGCGGGCCACCGAGGACGTGTTGAGGGAAGCTGGGTGA
- the hflB gene encoding ATP-dependent zinc metalloprotease FtsH, which produces MDIKRYLRGPLLWVLLIGVLLIVLMQLFNDGSGYEETDTSTIVRHIERGEVKSALLTDKDQTIQVTLKNGGDLDGKKLEASWVYGQQRDIVDALEKNEPPKGWNVDVPKQSILTSLLISLAPIVLLVLIFLFIMNQMQGGGNRVMNFGKSKAKMITKDMPKTTFADVAGVDETIDELAEIKDFLENPAKFQQMGAKIPKGVLLYGPPGTGKTLLARAVAGEAGVPFYSISGSDFVEMFVGVGASRVRDLFEQAKANAPAIVFVDEIDAVGRQRGAGLGGGHDEREQTLNQLLVEMDGFDVRGGVILIAATNRPDILDPALLRPGRFDRQIVVDRPDLEGRKAILRVHARGKPLAEDADLDVLARRTPGFTGADLQNAINEAALLTARTDQKLITADTLEEAVDRVMAGPERKSRVMSDQEKKMIAYHEGGHALVGHALPFADPVHKITILSRGRALGYTMSLPTEDKFLTTRSEMLDRLAGLLGGRAAEELVFHEPTTGASNDIEKATSIARGMVTQYGMSERLGARKFGSGEENVFLGREMSHERDYSEEIASTIDEEVRRIIEHAHDVAWEVLVEYREVLDNLVLELMDKETLQRNEVLEVFSPVQKRPARPSYSGYGKRLPDDRPPIVTARERAATYAGQEPSTNGSSGHDEPQAAPPAATGTPGAAGAAESATDQSATEHPGDRES; this is translated from the coding sequence ATGGACATCAAGCGTTATCTCCGCGGACCGCTGCTCTGGGTCCTCCTCATCGGCGTGCTCTTGATCGTGCTGATGCAGTTGTTCAACGACGGCAGCGGCTACGAGGAGACGGACACCTCGACGATCGTCCGGCACATCGAGCGGGGCGAGGTCAAGTCGGCGCTGCTCACCGACAAGGACCAGACCATCCAGGTCACGCTGAAGAACGGCGGCGACCTGGACGGCAAGAAGCTCGAGGCCTCCTGGGTGTACGGTCAGCAGCGCGACATCGTCGACGCGCTGGAGAAGAACGAGCCGCCCAAGGGCTGGAACGTCGACGTACCGAAGCAGAGCATCCTGACCAGCCTGCTCATCAGCCTCGCGCCCATCGTCCTGCTGGTGTTGATCTTCCTGTTCATCATGAACCAGATGCAGGGCGGCGGTAACCGGGTCATGAACTTCGGCAAGTCCAAGGCGAAGATGATCACCAAGGACATGCCGAAGACCACCTTCGCCGACGTCGCGGGTGTCGACGAGACCATCGACGAGCTGGCGGAGATCAAGGACTTCCTGGAGAACCCGGCCAAGTTCCAGCAGATGGGCGCGAAGATCCCGAAGGGCGTGCTGCTCTACGGGCCGCCTGGAACAGGTAAGACGCTGCTGGCGCGCGCCGTCGCGGGCGAGGCCGGTGTGCCGTTCTACTCCATCTCCGGCTCCGACTTCGTGGAGATGTTCGTCGGTGTCGGTGCCTCCCGTGTCCGTGACCTGTTCGAGCAGGCGAAGGCGAACGCCCCCGCGATCGTGTTCGTGGACGAGATCGACGCGGTCGGCCGCCAGCGCGGCGCCGGCCTCGGCGGCGGCCACGACGAGCGCGAGCAGACGCTGAACCAGCTCCTCGTCGAGATGGACGGCTTCGACGTGCGCGGCGGCGTGATCCTCATCGCCGCGACGAACCGGCCGGACATCCTCGACCCGGCGCTGCTGCGTCCCGGGCGGTTCGACCGGCAGATCGTCGTCGACCGGCCCGACCTGGAGGGCCGCAAGGCCATCCTCCGGGTGCACGCGCGGGGCAAGCCGCTCGCGGAGGACGCCGACCTCGACGTGCTCGCGCGGCGTACGCCCGGCTTCACCGGCGCGGACCTGCAGAACGCCATCAACGAGGCGGCGCTGCTGACGGCGCGCACCGACCAGAAGCTGATCACTGCGGATACGCTCGAAGAGGCGGTCGACCGGGTGATGGCCGGCCCGGAGCGCAAGAGCCGGGTGATGAGCGATCAGGAGAAGAAGATGATCGCCTACCACGAAGGCGGTCACGCGCTCGTCGGCCACGCGCTCCCGTTCGCCGACCCGGTGCACAAGATCACCATCCTGTCCCGTGGCCGTGCACTCGGCTACACCATGTCGCTGCCGACCGAGGACAAGTTCCTCACCACCCGCAGCGAGATGCTCGACCGGCTGGCCGGGCTGCTCGGTGGCCGGGCGGCCGAGGAGCTGGTGTTCCACGAGCCCACCACCGGTGCGTCCAACGACATCGAGAAGGCGACGAGCATCGCCAGGGGCATGGTCACCCAGTACGGCATGAGCGAGCGGCTGGGTGCGCGCAAGTTCGGCTCCGGCGAGGAGAACGTGTTCCTCGGCCGGGAGATGAGCCACGAGCGCGACTACTCCGAGGAGATCGCCTCCACCATCGACGAAGAGGTCCGCAGGATCATCGAGCACGCGCACGACGTCGCGTGGGAGGTCCTCGTGGAGTACCGCGAGGTGCTCGACAACCTGGTGCTCGAGCTGATGGACAAGGAGACGCTGCAGCGCAACGAGGTGCTGGAGGTCTTCTCGCCGGTACAGAAGCGCCCGGCGAGGCCGTCCTACTCCGGCTACGGCAAGCGGCTGCCGGACGATCGCCCGCCGATCGTCACCGCGCGCGAGCGCGCCGCCACGTACGCCGGCCAGGAGCCGAGCACCAACGGGTCGAGCGGCCACGACGAGCCGCAGGCCGCGCCACCCGCCGCCACCGGCACGCCGGGGGCGGCAGGTGCGGCAGAGTCCGCGACCGACCAGTCCGCCACCGAGCACCCTGGTGACCGGGAGAGCTGA
- the folE gene encoding GTP cyclohydrolase I FolE, whose product MGGDDTAPVLDLPRIKRAVREILLAVGEDPDRDGLQATPERVAKWYAEAFSGLSQRPEDVLTVVFEAEHDEMVLVRDIEVASMCEHHLVPFHGVAHIGYIPDDSGRVTGLSKLARLVDVYARRPQVQERMTSQVADALMHVLQPRGVIVVVECEHLCMSLRGVRKPGAKTVTSAVRGQFRRSEKTRSEALAFIYGHR is encoded by the coding sequence ATGGGTGGTGACGACACCGCACCCGTGCTCGACCTGCCCAGGATCAAGCGTGCGGTGCGCGAGATCCTGCTCGCCGTCGGCGAGGACCCCGACCGCGACGGGCTGCAGGCCACCCCGGAGCGGGTGGCGAAGTGGTACGCGGAGGCGTTCTCCGGGCTGTCCCAGCGTCCCGAGGACGTGCTCACCGTCGTCTTCGAGGCCGAGCACGACGAGATGGTGCTCGTCAGGGACATCGAGGTGGCGAGCATGTGCGAGCACCACCTGGTGCCGTTCCACGGCGTCGCCCACATCGGGTACATCCCGGACGACTCCGGCCGGGTGACCGGCCTGTCCAAGCTGGCCAGACTGGTCGACGTCTACGCCCGCCGGCCGCAGGTGCAGGAGCGGATGACCAGCCAGGTCGCGGACGCGTTGATGCACGTGCTGCAGCCGCGCGGCGTGATCGTGGTCGTCGAGTGCGAGCACCTGTGCATGTCGCTGCGCGGCGTCCGCAAGCCGGGCGCCAAGACCGTCACGTCCGCCGTACGAGGGCAGTTCCGCAGGTCGGAGAAGACCAGGAGTGAGGCGCTCGCGTTCATCTACGGCCACCGCTGA
- a CDS encoding coenzyme F420 biosynthesis-associated protein — protein MIDWGLAVSTGTRLVRPGPQVTRDQARQAVQELRVLSGDAEHHVKEFTGLGEPAEHGPAAVVDRPGWIRSNVDGFRVVLEPVVEQMARRQSASFGNTLVAAVGSRVTGVQIGSILAYLASRVLGQYELFLPPDPDGGQPVGRLTLVAPNIVQVERELDVDPHDFRLWVCLHEVTHRTQFTAVPWLRNHVHAEITSFLLASEVGPSEMLERLGAAANAVVDVVRGGDASLLEAVQNEQQREVLDRLTAVMTLVEGHGDFVMDGVGPSVVPSVAEIREKFQRRRASGNAFELAFRKLIGIDLKMKQYQQGAAFVRTVVDEVGMSGFNRVWTSPNTLPTREEIADPQRWIDRVARPALPES, from the coding sequence ATGATCGACTGGGGGCTCGCGGTCTCCACCGGCACGCGGCTGGTGCGGCCCGGCCCGCAAGTCACCCGTGACCAGGCTCGACAGGCGGTGCAGGAGCTGCGCGTCCTGTCCGGCGACGCCGAGCACCATGTCAAGGAGTTCACCGGGCTGGGTGAACCTGCCGAGCACGGCCCCGCCGCCGTCGTCGACCGACCCGGGTGGATCAGGTCGAACGTGGACGGCTTCCGGGTGGTGCTCGAACCGGTCGTCGAGCAGATGGCGCGGCGGCAGAGCGCATCGTTCGGGAACACGCTGGTGGCCGCGGTGGGTTCGCGGGTGACCGGTGTGCAGATCGGCTCCATCCTCGCGTACCTGGCCAGCCGGGTGCTCGGCCAGTACGAGCTGTTCCTGCCGCCGGACCCGGACGGCGGCCAGCCGGTGGGCCGGCTCACCCTGGTCGCGCCGAACATCGTCCAGGTGGAACGCGAGCTCGACGTCGACCCGCACGACTTCCGGCTGTGGGTCTGCCTGCACGAGGTCACCCACCGCACCCAGTTCACCGCGGTGCCGTGGCTGCGTAACCACGTGCACGCGGAGATCACCTCGTTCCTGCTCGCGTCCGAGGTGGGGCCGAGCGAGATGCTGGAGCGGCTCGGCGCCGCCGCGAACGCGGTCGTGGACGTGGTGCGCGGCGGTGACGCCAGCCTGCTCGAGGCCGTGCAGAACGAGCAGCAGCGGGAGGTGCTCGACCGGCTGACCGCGGTGATGACCCTGGTCGAGGGGCACGGCGACTTCGTGATGGACGGCGTCGGGCCGAGCGTGGTGCCGAGCGTGGCGGAGATCAGGGAGAAGTTCCAGCGCCGCCGGGCCAGCGGCAACGCGTTCGAGCTGGCGTTCAGGAAGCTGATCGGCATCGACCTGAAGATGAAGCAGTACCAGCAGGGTGCGGCGTTCGTTCGTACGGTGGTCGACGAGGTGGGCATGTCCGGCTTCAACCGGGTCTGGACGTCGCCGAACACCCTCCCGACCCGCGAGGAGATCGCCGACCCGCAGCGCTGGATCGACCGGGTGGCCCGCCCGGCGCTGCCGGAGTCCTGA
- a CDS encoding DUF3180 family protein: MKPTRIATLVAVAIAVGLVTWVVVRFAYNVLPPLPWTAVATLGLATVVELILARGAHARINRREGAPMLEPLVIARYLVLAKASAYAAAAAAGTFGGLLAYLLGDLASPTQRADAWVAGSCTLASVALGVAAMLLEYACRVPGGGDGDDEEEQPTAERQ; this comes from the coding sequence GTGAAACCGACCCGCATCGCGACCCTGGTCGCGGTGGCGATCGCGGTGGGCCTGGTCACCTGGGTGGTGGTCAGATTCGCGTACAACGTGCTGCCACCGCTGCCGTGGACCGCGGTCGCGACGCTCGGCCTGGCGACCGTGGTCGAGCTGATCCTCGCCAGGGGCGCGCACGCCAGGATCAACCGGCGAGAAGGCGCCCCCATGCTCGAGCCGCTGGTGATCGCCAGGTACCTCGTGCTGGCCAAGGCCAGCGCCTACGCCGCCGCGGCCGCGGCGGGGACGTTCGGCGGGCTGTTGGCGTACCTGCTCGGCGACCTGGCCAGCCCGACGCAGCGCGCCGACGCCTGGGTGGCCGGGTCGTGCACGCTCGCGTCCGTCGCGCTCGGGGTGGCGGCGATGCTGCTCGAGTACGCCTGCCGGGTGCCGGGCGGCGGGGACGGTGACGACGAGGAGGAGCAGCCGACCGCGGAGCGGCAGTGA
- the folP gene encoding dihydropteroate synthase, giving the protein MRGIPPTGRCLVMGIINVTPDSFSDGGQFFDTEKAIAHGQALAQAGADIVDIGGESTRPGAERVDDAEELRRTVPVVEALAADGLLVSVDTMRASVAAAAVAAGAGLVNDVSGGLADPAMAPFVAEAGVPYVLMHWRGHSVDMTAKASYRDVVTEVRDELRGQLDRVLAAGVRPEQVILDPGIGFAKVAEHDWALLSRLDALQALGRPLLVGASRKRFLGRLLAAADGTPRAAEARADATVAITTQAALAGAWAVRVHDVAANADAVRVAAALADSRAGAAGAGTDRIVLRGLRAHGYHGVLASERETGQEFVVDVALTVDTGPAAAADALALTVDYADLADRLVEVVAGEPADLIETVAGRLADVCLATDGVLAAEVTLHKPQAPVGHPFEDVAVSIVRERGSSCAG; this is encoded by the coding sequence GTGCGCGGAATTCCGCCGACCGGCAGGTGCCTGGTGATGGGCATCATCAACGTCACGCCTGACTCGTTCTCCGACGGTGGGCAGTTCTTCGACACCGAGAAGGCGATCGCGCACGGGCAGGCGCTCGCCCAGGCGGGCGCGGACATCGTGGACATCGGCGGCGAGTCCACCCGCCCGGGTGCGGAGCGGGTGGACGACGCGGAGGAGCTGCGCCGGACCGTCCCCGTGGTCGAGGCGCTGGCGGCCGACGGGCTGCTGGTGAGCGTCGACACCATGCGGGCCTCCGTGGCGGCGGCTGCGGTCGCCGCCGGGGCCGGGCTGGTCAACGACGTCAGCGGCGGCCTGGCGGACCCGGCGATGGCGCCGTTCGTCGCCGAGGCCGGTGTGCCGTACGTCCTCATGCACTGGCGCGGGCACAGCGTGGACATGACCGCCAAGGCCAGCTACCGCGACGTCGTCACGGAGGTGCGCGACGAGCTGCGCGGCCAGCTCGACCGGGTGCTTGCGGCCGGCGTGCGGCCGGAGCAGGTAATCCTGGACCCGGGCATCGGCTTCGCCAAGGTCGCGGAGCACGACTGGGCGCTGCTGAGCCGGCTGGACGCGCTGCAGGCGCTCGGCCGCCCGCTGCTCGTCGGCGCGTCCAGGAAGCGGTTCCTCGGCCGGTTGCTCGCCGCCGCCGACGGCACCCCGCGTGCGGCCGAAGCACGTGCCGACGCCACCGTCGCGATCACCACCCAGGCCGCGCTGGCCGGCGCCTGGGCGGTGCGGGTGCACGACGTCGCGGCGAACGCCGACGCGGTGCGGGTGGCCGCGGCGCTGGCCGACAGCAGAGCCGGCGCGGCCGGCGCAGGGACGGACCGGATCGTGCTCCGCGGTCTGCGCGCACACGGCTACCACGGGGTGCTCGCCAGCGAGCGCGAGACCGGCCAGGAGTTCGTCGTGGACGTCGCCCTGACCGTCGACACGGGGCCGGCTGCGGCGGCGGATGCGTTGGCCCTTACCGTCGATTACGCGGATCTTGCCGACCGGTTGGTCGAGGTGGTGGCCGGCGAGCCGGCCGACCTGATCGAGACCGTCGCCGGGCGGTTGGCGGACGTGTGTCTGGCCACGGACGGCGTGCTGGCGGCGGAGGTGACGCTGCACAAGCCGCAGGCGCCCGTGGGGCACCCGTTCGAGGACGTGGCGGTTTCGATCGTGCGAGAGAGGGGGTCGTCTTGCGCCGGCTGA